From Salminus brasiliensis chromosome 12, fSalBra1.hap2, whole genome shotgun sequence:
caCCCATCCGTACAGTGAACATGCACATTAGtaagcacctggggagcagacagggtgaagggccttgcttgccgagcccgggtatcgaacccacaacccagtcattaatagcccagagctctaaccactaagcCCCCACTGCCCCCAGTGGCACTACACCCacccaccagtgaaccaacACATATGATTAACAGCTTTCAGTCCAGTTTAATATGGAATCTTAATGATGGTCAAATATTCTGCCATCAGAGGTAGAGCCAGTGTACTTATCAAATATATAGATAGAGCTATAGAGATccctaaaatgacaaaaatattaCACCATgattatcaataatttataaatacttCTGATCAAAGGAGGATAGATGGGtccccccttttgagtcttggttcctccagagGGAGTTTGACCTTGACCTGGGGGTCTTCTTCAGGCacaagttttatatatatatatatgtgtatatatacgctataaaatatacacatacataccgatatatatatatatgtgtataagcCATAATCAATATTGTTTAATGTCCGGTCACCACTTCTGACTCGGCcctctctgaatgactttgtttccGTGTTAAAAGATCCAGAACTGTCGAGTTTGCTGAAATATTCCTCTAAAGGAGTAAAAGATAAACTCTGAATCCTTGCTTTGTCTTTATAGGATTATGGTGGGGGCTTGTCGCTGGTTGTTGCTTCTGTCCATCTCTTTGAGGGTGTGGTCAGTGCCTATTGACCGGAAAACTAATGCCGAGGATGCCCCGCCTCCGCAGGAGGAGAAAGCAGATGAGAATATGGTACAGTGGCTCTTTATTAAAAAGGCTGGATGTGATGCTCTCTGTGTAGAAAGCCTTGAAAATGCTTGAATGCTtggctgggtcatgctgctccTCCCTAGGCAGCCGTAGATCCTTGCACTCTCAGGGGTGGGCTGATGCACTTCCTTCCTACGTCACGCCTTGTGTGTGAtggtggtctgtgtgtgtgtgtgtgtgtgtgtgtgtgtgtgtgtgtgtgtgtgtgtgtgtgtgtgtgtgtgtgtgtgtgtgtgtgtgtatatatatatttatctgtgtgtctctgtctgtgtcttgGCACTCTGATTTATGACGAGTATTTAATGGGTTTGAGGCAGGTCAGTAAACAGGCCCTTCATGACCGGAGTTTGACCTCCAGCACTgaatggctgtgtgttcatatCAGTGGTGATGAGACGTGTGTGTTCTGTAGGACACAGGACTGTACTATGACCGCTACCTGAGGGAGGTCATTGAGGTCCTGGAGACGGACCCTCacttcagagagaaactacaGACGGCCAACACAGAAGACATTAAAGTAAAGATGACTTTTACTGGTGTAAAAATCtgtagaatttatttatttttaattgtgtAGAAAATTGGTTATTGATCGTTCTGTAATTCAACTGTTTCAGAATGGCCGTCTCAGTAAAGAGCTGGATCTGGTGGGTCATCACGTCCGAACCCGTCTAGATGAGCTGAAGAGGCAGGAAGTGTCACGCCTCAGGATGCTGCTAAAGGCCAAACTGGAcagcaccaacacacagagTAAGAGTTTGtgaggaagcatagggggcgctctataatgcgctataatgctcatatgatccacatgctcattctgacactacaggaagtgtagggggtgcACTATAATGCTCTGTGATGCTGTATAATGCTTCTTTGGCTGTTCACACACTGGttttgtttgcaggtgttcagATGGATCATGTGTCTCTGCTGAAGCAGTTTGAGCATCTGGATCCACACAATCAGAACACATTTGAAGCCAAAGACTTGGAGCTGCTCATTGCTGCGGTAAAGCCCTTTTCGACCAACCTGTTATTTTAACCCTGTGATAGTCGCATAATAGAGGTTAAATACAACACTGGCCATTTTGATTAGTTTTAAAATACTTATTTAGTAGGTAATTACATGTGTAATTTGCATAGTAATAATATGACACACAGAAATttaacaaataaattattacaaattatataaattaactgattatattttgttatcatcattaaaaaatgtaaagaccAAAACACGCCTATTTTAATTATAGTAAAATTGTTGAAGTAGAtgttaaatgttacatttctggATTAAATGAAAATTTgatttaataacattaaatagCAAAAACTAAACACAATAATTATTGAACTATAAAAATGCATTATAATATTTTTCAAATGCAAAATTCCCctccaaaaaaaccccaaaacagtGTAGCATATTAGTATTTTGTTAAAGTTGTTTATTCAGTTTAATTTTGTTTATAGTTTGAATAATTAGTCTAATCGTGGTGGAATTTGTTGCCAGATTTGGAAATATCTTACATAACTGTTATTAGTGAGGAGTAAATGGAGTAAATGCACACTTCCACAGTACTGACTGCTTCAGCATGGCTGTAAGAACCTATAGGAGGAGGACAAAGAACTGTGGAACATTACAGATGTGAAATTGCCCcatctgatgtgtgtgtgtgtgtgtgattctcaGGCCACTAAAGACCTGGAGAACTACGATGCAGAGCGGCACGAGGAGTTCAAGCGGTATGAGATGCTGAAGGAGCACGAGAGGAGAGAGTACCTGAAGAGTCTGGACCAGGAGAAGAGAGACAATGAGGAGAAGAGGATAGAGGAGCTGAGGGAGAAACACCGGCAGCATCCTAAAGTCAACGCCCCAGTGAGTGACCGAGCTGCCTCTGGACTTGGAGATTACTTCAAGACTGCTTAGAAAGAGGCTGCCAATTCTGAACTCCACAGTAGCAGAATCTCAGTTCTATATTTCTGGGAGCCACAGAGAGCGTAACTGTCCTTGCTCTCTCCATGATTGgctaggatggccctccctctccccccctgTTTAGCGTGATTCTGCCCAGCATAGGCGTCTTAATGTAACTGAACTGAGCAGCAGTTGGtcttctcctccaagcgtgttgaacTCCAGTGATTACGTTAGCCttcactggtagcattgtgcgatagttgcacccgttgctgacacagatgtgcaaatgcacacacatacacagcttttctagtccatgtagaagtactgccaatggaatgGAACTCCCCGGAGCGctcagatagtaaacatgaacctattggcaccatgctgcctaatgccaggcgtgggctaatagaggggtataaagctgtgttctctggaatgatggtggtggagctccatccagtactttttgggatgagttaggatgGATTTGACCTGGATTTCATTGCTGTATTCAGTAATCtactcaaaatctagtagaaagtcatcttccctggacagtagagaccgtttctccaacaaaaacaggatacacttttttttattttatttaatacccttgatttcagaagaaaaaatgaatgagcaggtgtcccaatacttctgtccatatagtgaatctGTATATTGTCTTTTATCACCTTCTTGTCTCCCTGAACCACCATATCTTGTTCCCTCTGACCAGGGCAGTGTCGACCAGCTGAGAGAGGTTTGGGAGGAGACTGATGGTTTGGACCCGCAGGAGTTCAACCCCAAAACCTTCTTCAAGCTCCACGGTCAGTAAATGTCCAGCACTACAGAGTCTAGTGTTTATGTTCCCTAATTTGACAAAATATATCAcagctgtcatgcaaaaaccttgtgtctccaaaaaTGCCAGCTTTGCAGGAGTTGGATTAGCTTTTAATGGAAGATAATGTGaaatatttgatttattattattgtaattaatattttattcatcATTTTATTCATCATATATTTAGAATATAAAGAAAAGCGGTCATTCACATTCTGCCACATTCTGCAAAACTGTAGGTTGCGCACTTTGTATTGGATGTGCTGTGTGATGCAGTCCTCTGGTCTTTTCTTCCTCCCTTCAGACACAAATGGAGATGGTGTGCTGGATGAGCAGGAGCTGGAGGCTCTGTTTACTAAAGAGGTAAAGCAGATATTCACTACTCcttcagggaaaaaaaaaacgcagCAGCATGGAGGCTACGCTAACCTGGCACAGGCTATAACATTACTAGAACATCGCTCACCAGCTCTTCCAGCCATGTTTGAGTTCAAGTTCTTTACTACAGCAGGTCTCCCAAGTCCATGTTCAAGCTAGAAGATATTAACAGCCAGCTGCAGTTTACAGCTGCGCCCCAAATGACCGCAGATATACGTAAAGTCTGATCTGACCAGTCATAGAGTGGACCACTTGGACCACTCTGAGCCTCAGGAAAGGGTTttggggtttgttttttttgcatgtttaaTTTTCTTGttgatttttgtttgttttttttttcagctggagAAGGTGTACGACCCCAAGAACGAGGAAGATGACATGATGgagatggaggaggagaggcTGAGGATGAGGGAGCACGTCATGAAAAACGTAAGacgcctgtctgtctgtctgtctgtccatatgCATGTCCATCTGTCGGTCTCTCCCTGTTGAGCcaaacaccctgcatgtataaaaacagtgcAAATCCTCCCCCCTATAGAAATGATCATTGGCTGCAATCTTcttactgatttatttatttttgtttgtttgtttgttttttttatttacatggaAGGTTGACCTTAATCGCGACCGCTTGGTGAGTCTGGATGAGTTTCTCAAAtcaacagagaagaaagaattCAACAACCCAAAGGAGTGGGAGGTAGGAGCTCAGGAGTCCTTTTGGAAACAAATTGAGGGTGTGACTTGAGGGTGAACACCAACACAGTGTGGCTCTTACTTGCAGGAAGCTCAGCTTTTTCAGTGACCCCTTCTTTGGGGGCAATAAAAACCTCTGCTGAAGCTTcttactggattaaaaaaacaTCACTCACCCAATTCTCATTGCCAGATAATACCAGTGAAACCTGCTCTCTTCGGTGATGGATAGATAAACTACAGTAGATTAAACACCTCCTACCACAGTCAGCACAAATCATGTGATGCGTACAGACTGAGGATATGGAGGCAGCAATAATATTAGAGGACATTCAGGGCAGCCAAAGTCCCTATAGGGGAGCCTGTTCACTCTGCGGCCATCTTTTATcaagttatttccagtcacgaGAAGACAAGACCAGGCTCACTGTGGAGAGACCAAACGACTGGACAGTGGAGGTCAGATCACAGATTCAGAACCAGATTTTAAATCTCTGATAAACTGATATTAATACTTTGTAGCGTTCGGCTCAATAACACAAAAAATACCTGATCTTTTTAGCATGTTATGGCAACCGCGCTTCTGCAGATCTCCATATGGAGGGCGGCTGTTGCTACCGTCTGTTTTTGCTGAAGGACGTGACTTTATCCATTAACAGAACTCACATTCATATTTAAACCAGTAGTATGTTCTGGTTTAACTGGTGTTCCTGTTTTAACACCATTTTTTCCATTACCTCTCATCACGTCAGACACTGGACGACGAAAAGCCTGTGTATACAGAGGCTGAGCTTCAGAGGTTTGAGGCGGAGCTCCGGGATAAAGAGGTGGAGCTTAGCAGGAGGGCAGAGACGCTGAGACAGGAACAAGAACTTCTTAAAGAGAGAGGCAAAGCGCTGGAGGCCCAGAAGAAGGAGTACCAACAGGTGAGGAACATCAGCGCACCATAGAAACACACCTGCCTCCAGGCACGTTCTCAACTCAGGTTCCTTTCAAATGTAGACCGTTTGATCTTCATCTGATCGATACTGAGAGATGGTggtgatctaactaaactcacacacctgaaaaaacgtctttaatcatcatttattaattaaaaaaaaagtttgaaccCCAACATGTATCACTCCTTCAAAAgtgtagaatcagactcaggagcagaagatcagctgcagatgatcagaacatgactggagaggattattctggaggagtctggagtctgatttaaacctcagacgtttattctggtctgatcttgatggtt
This genomic window contains:
- the nucb1 gene encoding nucleobindin-1, giving the protein MVGACRWLLLLSISLRVWSVPIDRKTNAEDAPPPQEEKADENMDTGLYYDRYLREVIEVLETDPHFREKLQTANTEDIKNGRLSKELDLVGHHVRTRLDELKRQEVSRLRMLLKAKLDSTNTQSVQMDHVSLLKQFEHLDPHNQNTFEAKDLELLIAAATKDLENYDAERHEEFKRYEMLKEHERREYLKSLDQEKRDNEEKRIEELREKHRQHPKVNAPGSVDQLREVWEETDGLDPQEFNPKTFFKLHDTNGDGVLDEQELEALFTKELEKVYDPKNEEDDMMEMEEERLRMREHVMKNVDLNRDRLVSLDEFLKSTEKKEFNNPKEWETLDDEKPVYTEAELQRFEAELRDKEVELSRRAETLRQEQELLKERGKALEAQKKEYQQALLEMSQRQKEQQAEHGPPPSGPNGELQFQQEIQKLAPEDNPVGKVPVDQNGEVQNSLPAEPPQNLPQHTS